Sequence from the Sanguibacter keddieii DSM 10542 genome:
GACCCCGTCTCGATCGCCTACGTCGAGGTCAACAGCAACGAGCTCGCCAACGTCGGGAAGTACGAGCTGGCCGACGGGTCGAACGCCTTCGACGTCGCGATCATCTTCGCGGCGAACATCAACCACGACGGCACAGCGCCCTACCTGCACCTCAACGACCAGGTCCAGGCCACCCTCGATGCCGCCGACACCCAGATCAAGCCTCTCCAGGACATGGGCATCAAGGTCACCCTGTCCCTGCTCGGCAACCACCAGGCCGCTGGGTTCGCGAACTTCCCGACCCAGGCCTCGGCCGAGGCCTTCGCCGACGAGGTCGCCGACGTCGTGCAGACCTACGGTCTCGACGGCGTCGACATCGACGACGAGTGGGTCACCTACGGCTCCGGTGGGACCCCGGCCGTGAACCCCAGCTCCGCAGCCTGGCTCGTCGACGCGCTGCACGAGAAGCTCCCCGCCGACAGCCTCATCACCCTCTACGACATCGGCGCGACCTCGACGTCGCTCCAGCAGGCGCCCACCTCGGTGGTCGACAAGCTCGACTACATCTGGAACCCCTACTACGGCCAGTACAACCCGCCGCAGTTCGACCTCGACCGCTCACGTCTCGGCGCCGCGGCGGTCGACCTCGGCCAGACGCCGGTGAGCACCGCGACGAACCTCGCGGCACGCACGGTCGCCGACGGCTACGGAGCCTTCGTCACCTACGACCTGCGGGCTGGCGACGCGAGCAGCTATCTCTCTGCGATCACGCGCGAGCTCTACGGCCAGGACACGGTCTACACGGGCTGACAACGTTGACTAATGCGGTTTAGTCCGCAAGTCTCGACGGGTGGAGACGACGACGCCATCACTGTCCCGAGGACTGCCCGCCTTCGCGCCGGCTGCCACCGACGAGATCGACGCCGACCGCTGCTGGCGGGTCGACAGCCCACCGGGAGGAGGGACGGTCACGCTCCCTGGCGCGTCGTCGACTGCCGGTGGAGCCCCCTGGCCCGCTGGTCGAGTCATCGCAGCCGGCGACGAGCTCGTCTACGACGTGCTCCCGGTGGCGGGGGAGCGTGACCGGTACGGCGCCACGGCCCTGGTCGTCGACCTCGAGCTCGACGACGGCACCCGGCTCAGCGGGTCGGGTGCCGTCGACCAGCACGGGACACGGCTGGACTCTGCGGCTCAAGCAGCAGCCAAGATGCTCTCGGTCGACCAGTGGAACCGGCGCGTCGTCGACCTCGGCCCCTGGGTGGGTCAGCAGGTCACCGCCGTGACGGTCGCCGTCGGTGCGACCGACGACGCCACCACCGTCCACGTCGGCGACGTGACAGTCCGCCCCGCGCCGCCGCGCCCGGACGTCCTGCTGGGCTGGGTCGACACCCGGCGCGGCACCCACTCCTCCGACCGGTTCTCGCGCGGCAACACCGCCCCGGTCGTCTCGGTCCCGCACGGCGGTCTCTTCGGGCTCCCGATGACCGACGCGTCGGCCGGGAACTGGCCCTACCGCTACCAGATGGGTTCCTCGTCGCTGCAGGCCTTCGCGACGAGCCACATCCCGAGCCCATGGATCGGCGACCGCGGCGTCTTCCAGCTCATGCCGAGCGCTCAGGCGGACCCGCCGCTGGACCGCCAGGCACGCGCCCTGGGGTTCGACCGCGCGAGCGAGCACGCCGGAGCCGACCGCTACGAGGTCGAGCTCGACGGCGTCTCCGTGGTCATGACCGCCGCGCAGCACGCGATCGGCCTGCGGTTCAGGTCGCACACCGACGTGCTCTCCGTGGTCCTCGACCACCTCGGGGAGGCCGTCGAGGTGCGGTGGGACGTCGACGGCGGGACCCTGCACCTCGACGTGCTGCTCCGTGACACCGGGGACGGCCCCGACCACCACGTCCACGCGGTCTTCCCGCACGTCGAGAGCCACACGCTCACGCCCGCCGACGGCGTGCTCCGCGGCGCCGTCACCTTCGACGCAGCAGCGGCCGACGTGCTGATCGGCGTCTCGACGATCGACGCCGCGCAGGCGCGCGACAACGTGTCGCGCGCCGGCGGCGTCGACGACATGCTGCGGACCGCCGCCGACGCCTGGCGCCGCGTGCTCTCCACGGTCGAGATCCACGACACCGACCAGGTGTCCGCCGACGTGCTGCGCTCGGTTGGCGGGAGCCTCGGCCGGATCTTCGCGTACCCGAACACCTACGACGAGCCCGGTCCGGCGGGCCCGCGCTACCGCAGCCCGGTCGACGGCGCGGTCCGCCTGGGCAAGTACTCGTCTAACAATGGCTTCTGGGACACCTACCGCACCGCCTGGCCGCTCCTCGGTCTGCTCACCCCGACCACGGCTGCGGAGCGTGCCGACGGCTTCGTCCAGCACGCGACCGACTCCGGATGGGTGGCCCGGTGGAGCGCCCCCGGTCCCGTCGACTGCATGACGGGCACCACGAGCGACACCGTCTTCGCCGGTCTCACCGCCCAGGGCGTGCCGCTCCGCCTCGACGGGGCCTACCAGTCGGCGCTGCACCACGCGACCGTCCCCGCGGCCGACGCGCGGATCGGTCGGAAGGGCCTGCGCCCCGCGATCTTCCGCGGCTACGTCGACACCGACGTCCACGAGGGGATGTCCTGGACCCTCGACAACGCCATCAACGACGCCTCCGCCGCCCGGCTGGCGCTCGCGCTGCGCGAGCAGACCACCGACGCGGCGCACCGCGACCGGCTCGACGCGGAGGCCGAGTACCTCGGGCGCCGCGCGCTCGGGTACCGGTCTGTGTTCCACCGCGGCCTCGGGTTCTTCCTCGGGCGCCACCCCGACAGCACCTGGCGGGTCTCGGAGGAGGACTTCGACCCGGCCGAGTGGGGCCACGACTACACCGAGACCAACGCCTGGGGCACCGCCTTCACCGCACCCCACGACGGTGCCGGCCTCGCGGAGCTGCACGGTGGAGAGGCTGCGCTGGGCGCCGCCCTCGACGCGTTCTTCGCCACCCCGGAGACGGCCGACCCCACCCTGGTCGGGTCCTACGGCTTCGTCATCCACGAGATGTCCGAGGCGCGCGACGTCCGGATGGGCATGCTCGGGCTCTCCAACCAGCCCGCCCACCACATCCCGCTCACCTACTGCTTCGCCGGGCGCCACGACGACGCGCACCGCGTGGTCGTCGAGGCCCGCGACCGGTTGTTCGTCGGCTCCGAGATCGGCCAGGGCTACCCGGGGGACGAGGACAACGGGGAGATGTCTGCGTGGTACCTCTTCGCGGTGCTCGGGCTCTACCCGCTGGTCCCGGGGACCGGGGAGATGGTGCTCACCCCGCCGCTGCTGCCCCGCGTCACGCTCCACCCGCAGGGACGCGACCACCCGCTCGAGATCACCGCGGTGAACCCGGGCGCACGGTACGTCCGCGAGGTCCGCGTCGACGGAGAGGTCTGGGAGCGCGTCGCGGTACCGGCGGACGTCCTCGCGACCGCACGGCACATCGCCTTCGTGCTGTCTGACGAGCCGACGGGCTGGGCTCGTGACAGCCGGCCCACGTCGATCAGCACCGAGCTGGGCCTCCGCGAGCCGCTGCGCGACCTTCTCGTCGTCGATGCGGGAGGTCTCACCGACGACCGTGGTGAGACCGCCGTCGTCCTCGCTGCGGGTGAGCACGTCGAGCTCGCGCTCACCGAACCAGCAGTGGTCTCGCTGTACACGGTGACGCTCGCGGGGGAGCCTGCTGCTCTTCCGGTGGTCCCCGACCCGGTTGATGCCGCATGGCGGCTCGAGGGCATCACGGCCGACGGCACCGTGGTGCCGCTCGACTCGCGGGAGGAGACCTTCGACCTCGCCTGCCAGACGCGGCCGTTCCGCACACGTCCCGAGGGCGGCGAGGGAGGGGACGTCGTCGCCGTCCGGCTGACCGCGCTCTCCCAGGTCGAGCTGTCACAGCTCGAGGTCTTCGGCACGACTTGAGAGCCTGACCCGGTGCAAGATCGCGCGCCTGTCGCCTGCATATCGAGAACCCGAGACGCTCTGGCAACGGGCCGCACGATGGACTCGGGGCGTGACCACACCTCTTGCGCCACCTCTCCCTCAACCCGCCGACGCCTCGAAGAAGCCTCGCATCGCCTCGCTCGACGTCATCCGTGGGCTCGCCATCCTGGGCACGCTGGCCAGCAACATCTGGTTGTTCCAGGCGTTTTTCGGCGAGCGTGTCATCGACGTCCGATGGGCCGAGCTGCTCTCGTGGACGTCGGAGGGCAAGTTCCTCGGACTCCTCACCATCATGTTCGGGATCGGTCTCGAGATCCAACGGCAGGCGGCGGCGAGGCGCGGCCTCCGGTGGCCGGGCACCTATCTCGTCCGCGCCGGCCTGCTCTTCCTCGACGGGGTCCTCAACTACATCTTCGTCGTGCAGTTCGACGTCCTGCGCGTCTACGCCGTCCTCGGCTTCGTCGTGGCCTTCGTCCTGCTGATGCCCGAGAAGCGCCAGTGGATCTTCATCGGCGTAGCCCTCACGACACACGTCACGCTCATCCTCCTTCCCTGGGCCCTGCCCGGCTTCTACGGTGCCCCCGGCTTCGTCTTCCCGGGTGAGTTCTTGGTGGCCGAGGGGAGGCCGCCCTACGCGTACGAGATCCACAACAACGCTCTGACGGTGCTGAGCGACCTGACCGTCGGCAGCGACACCGGCTCGATCTTCACCCTGGGTCTCGTGTGCTTCACGCTCGGTGCCCTGGTGTACCGCCACGGGATCCTCGAGGCCCGAGGATCCCGCCTGCGTCGATGGGTCATGGTCGTGGGCTTCGGGGTGGGGATCCCGCTGGACCTGGCGTTCTTCCTCTCCCAGGAGACGTACGGCTTCGGCCGGTTCCTGGCCGCGCCGTTCACCGCGTTCGGGATCCTCGCGCTCATGGCCGCGTTCTACCAGCGGCACCCGATCGGCGTGGCCGGGCGACACCTGTCTCTCGTCGGACGGATGGCTCTGAGCTGCTACGTGCTCCAGAACATCCTCGGCCGCGTGGCCCAGCGCTGGCTCGGCGGCTCCTCTCTCTCGCCGATGCTCGACCCCTTGATCGGCACGGTCCTCATGTTCCTCGTGATCGGCGCCCTGGTGATCCTCTTCGCGAAGGTCTGGCTGCGGTACTACTCCCGGGGGCCGCTCGAGTACGTCTGGGACCTCAGCTTCCGGTTCCTCACCCGCCGTCGATCCCGCTGATCCGCTCCCGTCCTGGGATCCTTCGTCCCCCCCTGGGGGCACAGGGGCAGCGCAGGGTCATGCCTGCGGTGGACCCCTCCCGAGGCGATCCGTCCTACCGTGTCGGAGGGACACCGCTCTGCAGGTCAGAGCGGTGTCCCGTGCCTACGCTGCGCCCGGGGTCCCGGTGCGCAGGTGGACACTGCCATCTCGACCCACGACTGGGAGCAGCTCAGGTGTTTCATCAGGTCCCGGTGCTACCGGTCGTCGTCCCCGTCGCCACGCTGGCGTTCGCGGTCTTGCTGTGGTCGCTGCACCGACGCGCGCGGCTCACCCCGCAGCGCGCAGCGGTCTCGTTGGCGCTGTGCGTATACCTGGCGGG
This genomic interval carries:
- a CDS encoding endo-beta-N-acetylglucosaminidase H; the encoded protein is MSRTHERRHPARRAIAAATAMAAAAALGTVAALPAAAAPEPGARSSSDPVSIAYVEVNSNELANVGKYELADGSNAFDVAIIFAANINHDGTAPYLHLNDQVQATLDAADTQIKPLQDMGIKVTLSLLGNHQAAGFANFPTQASAEAFADEVADVVQTYGLDGVDIDDEWVTYGSGGTPAVNPSSAAWLVDALHEKLPADSLITLYDIGATSTSLQQAPTSVVDKLDYIWNPYYGQYNPPQFDLDRSRLGAAAVDLGQTPVSTATNLAARTVADGYGAFVTYDLRAGDASSYLSAITRELYGQDTVYTG
- a CDS encoding glycoside hydrolase domain-containing protein — protein: METTTPSLSRGLPAFAPAATDEIDADRCWRVDSPPGGGTVTLPGASSTAGGAPWPAGRVIAAGDELVYDVLPVAGERDRYGATALVVDLELDDGTRLSGSGAVDQHGTRLDSAAQAAAKMLSVDQWNRRVVDLGPWVGQQVTAVTVAVGATDDATTVHVGDVTVRPAPPRPDVLLGWVDTRRGTHSSDRFSRGNTAPVVSVPHGGLFGLPMTDASAGNWPYRYQMGSSSLQAFATSHIPSPWIGDRGVFQLMPSAQADPPLDRQARALGFDRASEHAGADRYEVELDGVSVVMTAAQHAIGLRFRSHTDVLSVVLDHLGEAVEVRWDVDGGTLHLDVLLRDTGDGPDHHVHAVFPHVESHTLTPADGVLRGAVTFDAAAADVLIGVSTIDAAQARDNVSRAGGVDDMLRTAADAWRRVLSTVEIHDTDQVSADVLRSVGGSLGRIFAYPNTYDEPGPAGPRYRSPVDGAVRLGKYSSNNGFWDTYRTAWPLLGLLTPTTAAERADGFVQHATDSGWVARWSAPGPVDCMTGTTSDTVFAGLTAQGVPLRLDGAYQSALHHATVPAADARIGRKGLRPAIFRGYVDTDVHEGMSWTLDNAINDASAARLALALREQTTDAAHRDRLDAEAEYLGRRALGYRSVFHRGLGFFLGRHPDSTWRVSEEDFDPAEWGHDYTETNAWGTAFTAPHDGAGLAELHGGEAALGAALDAFFATPETADPTLVGSYGFVIHEMSEARDVRMGMLGLSNQPAHHIPLTYCFAGRHDDAHRVVVEARDRLFVGSEIGQGYPGDEDNGEMSAWYLFAVLGLYPLVPGTGEMVLTPPLLPRVTLHPQGRDHPLEITAVNPGARYVREVRVDGEVWERVAVPADVLATARHIAFVLSDEPTGWARDSRPTSISTELGLREPLRDLLVVDAGGLTDDRGETAVVLAAGEHVELALTEPAVVSLYTVTLAGEPAALPVVPDPVDAAWRLEGITADGTVVPLDSREETFDLACQTRPFRTRPEGGEGGDVVAVRLTALSQVELSQLEVFGTT
- a CDS encoding DUF418 domain-containing protein, with product MTTPLAPPLPQPADASKKPRIASLDVIRGLAILGTLASNIWLFQAFFGERVIDVRWAELLSWTSEGKFLGLLTIMFGIGLEIQRQAAARRGLRWPGTYLVRAGLLFLDGVLNYIFVVQFDVLRVYAVLGFVVAFVLLMPEKRQWIFIGVALTTHVTLILLPWALPGFYGAPGFVFPGEFLVAEGRPPYAYEIHNNALTVLSDLTVGSDTGSIFTLGLVCFTLGALVYRHGILEARGSRLRRWVMVVGFGVGIPLDLAFFLSQETYGFGRFLAAPFTAFGILALMAAFYQRHPIGVAGRHLSLVGRMALSCYVLQNILGRVAQRWLGGSSLSPMLDPLIGTVLMFLVIGALVILFAKVWLRYYSRGPLEYVWDLSFRFLTRRRSR